In the genome of Deltaproteobacteria bacterium, one region contains:
- a CDS encoding DMT family transporter → MCTKTTSETTTGKPILALAVMSIIWGYNWVVMKEALRFCDPFVFAAIRVFPAAICLFGILLLTKKDWRPRQVKWTVLLGLLSTTLGLGLPIWALVSAGAGKTAILLYTMPFWVILLAWPILGERIRGLEWLAVILAFAGLALMIAVDAVGKNLWSSILAVISGISWAGSAIITRIMRRDPDFDVVSVTTWQMIYGVGPLIIIAIVVPSSPIQWTPVFSAALLYNVLLVSVIAFLLWFYILERIPAGMATMGTLVTPVLAIVLAAIQLGEIPSSREALGIFLILSGIGLLGAIAFLRTRRQE, encoded by the coding sequence ATGTGCACCAAGACAACCTCTGAAACTACCACCGGGAAACCCATTCTTGCCCTGGCAGTCATGAGCATCATCTGGGGCTATAACTGGGTAGTCATGAAAGAGGCTCTCCGTTTCTGCGATCCATTTGTATTTGCCGCTATCCGGGTATTCCCGGCTGCCATCTGCCTTTTTGGAATACTTCTTTTGACGAAAAAGGATTGGCGTCCGCGACAGGTGAAATGGACCGTCCTTTTGGGATTACTTTCCACGACACTGGGTCTTGGCCTTCCCATATGGGCCCTCGTGAGCGCCGGGGCGGGAAAAACGGCCATACTCCTTTATACGATGCCGTTCTGGGTTATCCTTCTGGCCTGGCCTATATTGGGCGAGAGGATCAGGGGCCTTGAATGGCTGGCCGTAATTCTCGCATTTGCAGGACTTGCTTTAATGATTGCTGTAGATGCCGTCGGCAAAAACCTCTGGTCGAGTATCCTTGCGGTGATTTCCGGAATATCATGGGCGGGAAGTGCCATTATCACCCGGATAATGAGGCGGGACCCCGACTTCGACGTTGTATCGGTCACGACCTGGCAGATGATTTACGGTGTGGGGCCTCTCATAATTATTGCGATTGTGGTGCCGTCATCTCCTATCCAGTGGACCCCCGTATTCAGTGCCGCCCTGCTCTATAATGTCCTTCTCGTCAGCGTCATCGCATTTCTGCTCTGGTTTTATATACTGGAGAGGATTCCGGCTGGCATGGCAACGATGGGAACGCTCGTTACTCCGGTACTTGCCATTGTCTTAGCCGCCATTCAACTCGGCGAAATACCGTCTTCACGTGAGGCTCTTGGCATTTTTTTAATCCTATCAGGAATAGGTCTCCTCGGCGCCATAGCTTTCCTGAGAACCCGCCGGCAAGAATAA
- a CDS encoding PaaI family thioesterase — MKDLFTLGKEILASQPFSVLIGAELLSFSQGYAELKIPIRPELKQQHGFVHGGVISYAVDNTLTFAGGSVLGTSVTTSEFKINYLRPAIGDFLFARATVIHAGKSQAVCRCDVFVSKDGKESLCATSQGTITILGQSSNTKA, encoded by the coding sequence ATGAAAGATTTATTCACTTTGGGAAAAGAAATTCTGGCATCGCAGCCCTTTAGCGTTTTGATCGGCGCTGAACTGCTCAGTTTCTCTCAAGGATATGCAGAACTGAAGATTCCAATCCGGCCTGAACTGAAACAACAGCACGGTTTTGTACACGGAGGGGTCATAAGCTACGCCGTGGATAATACACTTACGTTCGCAGGGGGAAGTGTTCTGGGAACAAGCGTCACAACTTCAGAGTTTAAGATTAACTATCTGAGGCCTGCCATTGGTGACTTCCTGTTTGCAAGAGCTACGGTTATCCACGCCGGCAAGAGCCAGGCCGTTTGCCGGTGCGATGTGTTCGTATCTAAAGATGGCAAAGAGAGCCTCTGTGCAACCTCTCAGGGCACAATCACAATACTCGGCCAGTCTTCAAACACGAAGGCATAA